Genomic segment of Pseudorca crassidens isolate mPseCra1 chromosome 10, mPseCra1.hap1, whole genome shotgun sequence:
ACTGtgaacatgtattattttaagttatatttaatagaaaacaatttttaagttcCCTGTAAATAAGAAACTACTCAGCCTCCAAGTTCACGCTTAGATACCAGGATTGAATCAGTCCTTGTGACaggcccctttttttttttttgtggtacacgggcctctcactgttgtggcctctcccgttgcggagcacaggctccggacgcgcaggttcagcggccatggctcacgggcccagccgctctgcggcatgtgggatcttcccggaccggggcacgaacccgtatcccctgcatcggcaggcggactctcaaccactgcgccaccagggaagcccaatgacaGGCCCTTTTAATCTCTGTTCTCTTATTTACAGGTTCTGGATATTgtctcccctctcttccctttttttcccattaCTTCAGTTTGTGCATTGCACCAGTCTAAGTGCTAAGCCTTGTACTTAATCTTTCCCTCTCTTGAGACACTAAGCCCAAAATGAAATTCCTGGAACCAGTTTAACGTTGGTCTTAGCTCTTTATTATACACTTGGGGGTAAATGAACATTCTCACATTTTAAATCTAGAAACCAGTCAAATTAGAAAAATacgtttaattttaatttgttatttataataatgaaaaatatgttgTAGAGAGgttagaaacaaaagcaaaattgcagattatatagactttattttagCCAGTGACTTTGTCCTATTtcaaatgccttttttaaaaaaataattttttttatttactttatttatttttggctgcattgggtcttcgttgctacacgcggtcttttctctagttggggcgagcgggggctactcttcgttgtggtgtgcgggcttatttctgtggcttctcattgcagagcacgggctctaggcgcacggacttcagtggttgtggctcgtaggctctagagcgcaggctcagtagttgtggcgcacaggctgagttgctccgcggcatgtgggatcttcctggaccagggctcgaacccttgtctctcctgcgttggcaggtggattcttaaccactgtgccaccagggaaaccctcaagtgcctttttaaaaaacttcttggGCAAATTTGATTGATCCTTCCCTTCCCTTATGGTACTCCCCTAAGTATTGATACTTTAATAGTTAActatgggacttccttggtggtgcagtggttaagaatccatctgccaatgcaggggatctgggtttgatccctggtcagggaagatcccacatgcccatgcgccacaactactgagcctgtgctctagaacccacaactactgagctcacgtgccacaactactgaagcctgcgtgcctagagcctgtgctccgcaacaagagaagccaccacaatgagtccacgcactgcaacgaagagtagccctgctcaccgcaactagagaaagccgccatgcagcaacaaagacccaacgcagccataaattaattaactaattaatactAAGAGAGAAAACGTTATGAACCTTAGGCTTGTACTTATAATTAGAGCTTTAGTCTCTGGAACTCATTTCTTCCAGGCAAATCGACAGACTCCCAGTTACAATTCAGCCAAAATGTCTACTCCATCAGACAAGGTCTTACGGaaatttgagaataaaattaATCTAGGTGAGTTTTTAAGATACATTTCCTCACTGGGCTATGAGAAAATTCTTCAAAAACcacaaaatgttataaaattttattagattAGGCAATGGATATATTCTGTGTTACTGACTAAATACCAATgcttagagaaaattaaaaacttagtcATTTAAAAACATGGCTTCAAGGAAAGACTTTAACTTATACATTTTTAGTTGTGTTTTCTCTCCTATTGTAGAAATACGAAGTTACAGATACCCATTcaagttattttctgttttgtattagATTTTGTAGTAAGATTATCTCGTAGTAGGATGTTGAAAACACTAGGTATAATTACGTGTTTTTTACTCGAAACTTTTTGTGTGGCGTTAATCATTTAGTGAGCTATTGAAAGTAAGGAATCAGAATGTGGATTTGAAGCCACTTGGGAAATGCAGGGTCATCTTTCTCTCGTAGACGCTGACTATTACAGACCTGGTACAGCATCTCTCATATCTCATCTTGCCTATCATAGGCCCGTAATTTGAAATGAAACTGACATTTTTAGAATTAACTTGGAATACAGGCAGTTATATTATCTATGTTAGTCGTACAAAACGTTAAAAATGTCTGAAATTCAACGTACGCAGGTGAAGTAGTTTTGAGAGATTTCTGGATCTAGATTCTTATGGCTCAGAAATGACGGCTGTGGTGATGAAAGTGACAACTCTTGATAGTAAGGAAGCACAGCTTAGCGCTTGCCCTTAAAAACATTAAACACTTTTTTCATTACTACAATAGATActatgtataataaaatatttagaaaatggagAAGGCGGAAAGTATGCTAGTCAGAAACTTTTGTCTTACATGTTGTttatgttgtgggttttttttgttttttttagaaaaactaaACGTTACTGATTCTGTCATAAACAAAGTCACGGGAAAGTTTAGACAAAAGGAAGCAGATATGTAAGTAATATTTcaagtatattaaataaataaataaataaaactaaacctGGCTGGTAGGAACTAATTCTAGACAAAGTAGTAGCATCTTTGTCATAATTCTTTTGCAAAGGATGTTCCTTTGTGTACCTgaaccaattcttttttttttatttttttaagtttaaatgaggGTATCCTATGCCTTTGTAggttgaaaatattaaaagagtttTCTTAAGAAATCTGTGCTAAAACTATAATCTTGTGAAATTCACAAATGTGCTCTCAGGAGGGGAACAGTGTTTGTACATTACAGTTTGAACTAGAATGTTAGAGTATAAAAATGTTCCCTTTTTAGAACTTATTAAGAATTGTTCCCTtccatggaatatttttaaaaatgtaagggcAGTTTTAAAACTAAATAGTGATACAACAGAGAACAGTTTTCATTTACAACTCTGTTCCCAAAGCCAAATGTTTAAGATCTGGCTAACCTCCTATTGCTAATGGCTCTAAGGCATTAATATATTATAGAAAGTGACACTAAGATCATATAAATGGCAGTGTTAGAACTGAACTTAAAAACcagttttcttctagtttattGTTATGCCCAAGGGATACCAGCTTTTTGAGAAACAGCATATCCTATTTCATTCAAGTGTCTGTTTGAATCCTTGTTAATAGTTTAGGTTagtctgtgaattgagtcacTTAGTGTGAGCCGAAGCCATCAGAGCCTGCGTTTTAATGCAGTAACTGTCCTGAAATGATAAAAACTTGTGTTTTTGTAGAAAAGGACTCTGAAGAGAAAGCCTTGTATATGACTTTAATTCTATACTAATAGAATCATTAAAGGTCTAAGGACAGTAGTTACAgacttgatgttttcttttttccgaCATGGTTCACTTTATCCCACTGCTCTACTTATTTAATGCTTCTGAAACATGGATGGCGTTGTTTTTTTCTTACTGCAGATACGCTCCTTTTGCCCTAGGGAACGGAACTGCTTATTAAGGGGAAATGAAGTTTCACAAAGTGATGAAACTATGATGAGGTCGTGAAGCGTGTTATTGAAGGAACTACCTGCTTAGGAATTTCATGGAACGATACACATTTAGAAACTTTTGGTTTTGGCTTCTCTGAATTTTGAATGTCGCTTCTGTTTTTTTGGTTCTGCCTTAGGTATCGCATCAAAGATAAGTCGGACAGAGCAACTGTAGAACAGGTACAGTTGAAATGTGTTGCAAGCTCTTATTTTGAAGTAGCATTTCTTCTGTCTTTGAGTCGTAATTTGCTTTCATCCTTCCTGCTTAATGCTAATGTCACCTAGAACTGCTTCTATGTAAAATTGCTCCTTGTTTGAGATTAGAGAGCtacattttgctttatttctaatAGGACTATTCATAGATAAATTAGAATCATGCCCCCCTTCTGTGGCCCTGTGAAGCCACCACGCATGCTTTCATCTTCTGGGGGGAAGCAGAATTGACTGTAAGACcagaaatcttttcttttgtcttaaacAAGGTCTGCAGGGATTTTGTGAGCCTTTCCAGGTGGTGAGTCAGGTATCACCCAcaaagcgtgtgtgtgtgagagagagagaggggggtaGACAGATAATGCCTTCACATTTTCAATTAGAATCCCTTACCTGGTTTAGAAGTTAtgcttgttttattctttattcacGAATGGGGAAAAATCAGCCCCTGATTTTCCCACATGTAGAGGGTTGTAATTGGGTATTAGGATTGGCCCAGATTTTGGTTGTGAAGAGAGTGATAAAAGAGGTCAGAACGTTGCTTCTGCTGCCTACCACGCTCCCCGACCcgtacatatatgcacacacacgttTCGAATAGTAGCCTCTTCGCCCAACAGGTTCTTGGTTTAAGACACAAGCACGCATTCTCTCCACCTCCATCCCAAGGGAGTCACACCCAACCTGAGCTCCAACCCATTTGTGCAAATGAGGAATTCCACCCTCAGTCTGGCAGGAGCAGGTCAGGTCTGGGATCtgtgtctttgttttcctctgatttgtttattttgtgtattttgtgaCTGAGAACGAACTGTGGTCCAACTCAGAGAGATGAGGCAGCTTTCATTTTCGAAGACCCTGAAATCCTTTTTCTCTTGGGAAATTAATTTTGAACAAGAGCGTATACCTTGGGTCTtaaactgccttttaaaaatctgtatttgtaAGTTGACTTGcctctcctctgtctcttcccCTATTTTGTTTTCAGCTATTTGGGCCTCTCGCCTGGCTCCCCCGCGATCTTGCAGAAGCCCAGGTCTCTGCACAGATTCCCGCTCACGCAGCTTACTTGCCCTCTGTCTACCCCGCGCGCAGAGGAGCAGCGGCAGTTACTGCCTCTTTACGCACTTTCCTTTCATTCTGCTCCAGTTGCCGTGGTTGTAGTTTGCTGTTAGTCCTCCAGTCTTACAaggttgttttgtttctgttaacCTTAGGTTTCTTGTGCGTCCACAGCCACCTCGTTGAAGGGTAGGCCCTGAACCATAGTTAGTTCTGGCCACTTTCACTGTCCCCTGCCTGGAGCTGGAGGGCTGCCTGCGCCCAAGGAGCTGCTGGCGCTGGCCCTGGGAATTGCATGTAAATGTGCAGCTACCTTAGTTTCCTGTGTGAACAGCCTCAGGCTTTAAATTCGTTGCCTTCTGTTTGTTAAAGAGAATTTGAGGGTCCTTTGTACTCAAGATTGACTGCTCTGACTTTGAAGGAGAGCCTTTCCCTGATCTACTCATCTCTAGCAGGGGTCTGCGAACTCTTTCTTTAAAGGgctaaataataaatactttaggCATTGTGGgctacaatttttttaataatttttttttaacttatttatttttggctgcgttgggtcttcgttgctgcgcgtgggctttctctagttgcggcgagcagggaccactcttcattgcaggggcttctctttgttgtggagcacaggctccaggcgccagggcttcagtagctgtggcccgcgggctcagtagttgtggctcccgggtttagatgtgggatcttcccagaccagggcttgaactgtgtgtcccctgcattggtaagcggattcttaaccactgtgccaccagggaagtccctttaataaatatttttaaaattaaaaaccattttCAGCTTTCAGGCTATAGAAAAACAGGCTGTGGCTGATTTGACTTGTGAACTGTAGGATGCTGGTTGCCGCTTTAAAGCTTCTTATCCAGTGCAGCCGCCATGGAGCTTGTGTGGTGCGGCTAGCATGACTTGCAACGTGCTAGAAATGCACACGCACACCAGGTTTTGAAGGGTTTGTGTAAAAAACAGAGTGTTAAATCTCTCCCTAAtaactttttatattgattacatattgaaatgataacGTTTCAGATGTATTGGGTTAGATAAAATCGATTCagattaatttcacctgtttacCGAGGACTGGAAAAGACAATTTCCTCTGGTTTGATTGTATTTCTGTTAGCTAACATTGGTCTAGAGTCAGTTTCAGCTTCTCTTGGACTTGGTAGCCTTTGATTGCACGACTGAATGAACTTGCTGGTTTCTTGTCTCTTTGGTTCCTTTGGTCTCACCTCACATTTTATTCACTAAAACTGAGAGTGAACAAAAGCACCGCCACAGTGACTCTTCTTTAGTCGAGCAGGATTGCATAGAGCCTTTGCTCTTCAGTCTCTTGTCTAGCGCTTCGGTGAGAAATATTTGGTACTCTCTGAACTTCGtatttcttgcatttctttttaggTGTTGGATCCCAGAACACGAATGATATTGTTCAAGATGTTGATGAGAGGAATCATATCAGAGATCAATGGCTGCATTAGCACAGGAAAAGAAGTGAGCAATTCTTGGGATGCCTGATGCTTCCATGTTAGTTTTCTGATTTCAGATACCAGATGAAACTAAGGCACTTAGTAAATAAATCgtgcctttaaaaagaaaagaaaaaaaaaaccccatatacAAGCCAGGATAGATTAATTAGTGCCGTTTCTTAAAAATGGCTTTATTACGTgctatgtaaaatagataactaataaggacctgctgtatagcacagggaactctactcaatactctgtaatggcctatatgggaaaagaatctaaaaaagtgaatatatgtatatgtataactaaatcaatttgctgtacagtagaaactaacacaacattgtaaatcaactatactccaataaaaatttttttaaaatggctttaTTAATGTTTATGGAGGGGTAGGAAGTTGTGCATGTATGGACTTTGGTCCTGGGTCATGGAGTCCATCCAGGTGTGCCCAGCAGTGAGTTCAGATGGTCAGACGGTTACTGCTGGGACAGGGGGTCATGGTCTAGTTTCTGTTAGCCAAGAAATGTCCTTCTCATTGTTTTCTTTATGTATGGCATGCTGCTTTTCTATTAGCAACTCATTCTGTGGGAAGCAGTTCTCAGTAAAATTCACTTTATAAATCATGAGATGTAAGaatgtcttcagatattttccaCGTACttgaaatacaaaaatgtttGAAACCACTTCTcacgtgtatgtatgtatgtatgtatgtgtatatttatttatttaatttgaatacctatttttttcaattaatttattttttattgaagtctagttgattttcagtgttgtcctagtttcaggtgtacagcagattcagttatatatatacacatacacacatatatttatatatatttttataaatatactttttcagtttcttttcccatatagggtaTTAAAaatatcgagtagagttccctgtgctctacagtaggtccttgttggttatctggtttatatatagtagtgtgtatctgttaatcccaaattcctgatttatccccctcttccccacctttcccctttggtaaccgtaagtttgttttctgtgtctgtctcaCGTGTGTTTAAATTGGCCTTTACTATACATGTAAGTTGGAGGTATACTTACTGTACCTTTTGGtgtgatgttttatattttaattcacatATTCAAAAGAGGATGGTGTTCCTTATGCACAGAATTTCAGttcacttgactttttttttttaacctttgaggATAGACTCAAATAGATTGCAAAAGTAAAATACTACGTATAGTTATTTAACACAAACttaagtttctttgtttttgacttAAAATAGGCTAATGTATATCATGCTCGCACAGCAAACGGAGAGAGCAGAGCAatcaaaatttataaaacttcTATTTTGGTGTTCAAAGACCGGGATAAGTATGTCAGTGGGGAATTCAGGTGAGCTCagggttctttttcttcttccccaggTGACTTGATTTCTGtatcctaaaaataaaaactagaataaTGGAATGATtgaaatagcaaatatttttctcattcaagGTTTCGTCACGGCTACTGTAAAGGCAACCCCAGAAAAATGGTGAAAACGTgggcagaaaaggaaatgaggaacTTAATCAGGTGACTGtccggggtgtgtgtgtctgtgctgtgtCTGCATGTCAGCCTCAGAGCTTTCCTCCCAGCAGGGCCTGGTGTGGTTCTGTCCAAAGGCAGGGTCTCGCAGAGCTCCGTTAGATCTGCAGAGGTGAGCAGAGGAAATGCATTTCCAAGCGAATGGGAGCTACCTTCTCTCTCCTGTTTTACGAACCCATTACAGGAGAATTGTGCCCCGACTTACATTTATTCTGCAAGGCTGGGTCATGTGAAAAGCCTTGGGAGCTGTGTGAAAAGGTTTAGAATTTATACTGAGGATGATAAAGAGCCGTTACAGGATTTGAAGCAGGGAAGTGACACAGTCAGGTGGTGAGAATAAcgtgtcatttttttttataggTGTTGGAGTTTTAGGCAATTTTGTTAGGCCCTAAGCTCTTTATCGTAGTTTCCTCTTCTTCAGTCCCATTTTGGACACATTTCCATATTCTTTGTTTGCATTGGCACCTTTGTATCAAGTAAAGGCAACTGAGATCAAGTTTCCTCAATTGAAGTTTTAAattggaaggttttttttctccctttcaaatATCTTTTACCTTTTATATATGCTATACCTAGGTGCCATACGCTGGATATTGTAGCAGTATTCAGCAAAGGTCACTTGTTTTGGAAGTCCTTCTGAAATCTCCTTACGCTCAGTTTGCGACTGGCTATGAGTTCACTatttttattcatcattgttGACACTGATCAACTCAAAAGATAATTGCAGACATATCTGCTGTATTTCATCGGTTGTAAGGCGCCCGTTTCTTCACAGTTTGACATCTCTGGCATCGAACTATGCCATGGAGGCTATGGGATGTCCTAGTTGAATTGCTGGTGTTTTGCCATCCTTGGTGACGCGTAACGGTGCCGCTGAAAATCACGGGAGGCCTGGGTGCTGTTTCCTCACGGCACTGCTAGTCTTGTGCACTGCAGCTGTTGTAAGTTGTTTTAGATTAGGTGCGTTAGATGACTTGTTTCAGcttttcatttatctgttttcATATCACAGGCTAAACACAGCAGAGATCCCGTGCCCAGAACCTATCCTGCTGCGAAGTCATGTTCTCGTCATGAGTTTCATTGGCAAAGACGACATGTGAGTGTGTAGGAGGCCTAATAATTACACGCCCAGAACTGTATTTTTAAGTGCTTTGAATTATCCAACATGTGAATATTTCCCATTTAAATAGCTCCTTGCATCTTGTAATACTTTTAATGAATCTTTCCCACTCTATTAGTGCATAGAGTCACTAATTTGTTCTACTGTTTTTAAGTCCCAAATGCTTCAGAATAACAAAGCTCACCTTGTTTTTTGGGGAATGTCTCGTACAGTCAGCTGGAAAAGCATCTGTTTGTGGACAGCTTTTTATTGATAGAACCGTATCTCTGGAGCGAAGCACATTGTTCAGTGATGATTGGTAGAAGAAAAGAACGGGTAACAATGTTAGGAAGCAAGAAGACTTGTTCTGGGTCCATTTATCTGAGTTCACTTTATTTTTGTTCAAGGCCAGCGCCGCTCTTGAAAAACGTCCAGTTATCAGAATCCAAGGCTCGGGAGTTGTATGCGCAGGTGATCGAGTACATGAGGAGAATGTACCAGGACGCCAGGCTCGTGCACGCGGATCTCAGTGAATTCAACATGCTGTGAGTGTGTGGCCCACGCGCACCTCCCAGCAGTCACCTCGTGTCCTTTGGGGAAATGAACTAAATCCCCGTCCAAGAAGTCCTGCTAAATTCCCCAGTTGTAGAGTTGGCTTCCACAGGGTCACAGGATAGGATGTGTTCCCTGCCTTTGGTGGCCTTAGTCACAGAATTGACCACTCTGATCGTTAGCAGAGCTAAAGGACTTGGGAAATCTTCTCAGTTTTCATCTCTTGTTAGTCAAAGTGGCTCTTCTTACCCACCTCATTCATTTTATTAGTTATTTCCATTGCTACTAAAGTAGAAATGTTTAAACGAGAGTGTGGGCGAGCCGTGGTGCGCCCTAGCCCCGCGTGCCCGGCCCTCATGCCAGCCTGGAGGCAGCGTGCAGCTCACCCCCGGCGCACCTGACCCGCAGGTACCAGGGCGGAGGCGTGTGCATCATTGACGTTTCTCAGTCCGTGGAGCATGACCACCCGCACGCCTTGGAGTTCTTGAGGAAGGACTGCGCCAACGTCAACGGTGAGTGGACACTGGGATTGTCCCGCAACTTGTTTGCGCCGGTGCTTTTCACTCTGGTAAACCGTTGATAGAGAATCTTGGCACTAAATCGTTTGCTGCAGTGATACTGACGCCAGTGTGGGTCATGGggtatttttatctctttgtttttctatgaAGGGGTTGGATTAACAACCTCTTCCCTCGCAAAGCTCTCACGAATGTCTTCCCGTGACAGGTTTCTTTCTGAAGCATGGGGTCGCCGTGATGACTGTGCGAGAGCTCTTTGAATTCGTCACGGATCCATCAGTTACACACGAGAACGT
This window contains:
- the RIOK1 gene encoding serine/threonine-protein kinase RIO1 isoform X3, with the translated sequence MRRWVKANRQTPSYNSAKMSTPSDKVLRKFENKINLEKLNVTDSVINKVTGKFRQKEADMYRIKDKSDRATVEQVLDPRTRMILFKMLMRGIISEINGCISTGKEANVYHARTANGESRAIKIYKTSILVFKDRDKYVSGEFRFRHGYCKGNPRKMVKTWAEKEMRNLIRLNTAEIPCPEPILLRSHVLVMSFIGKDDMPAPLLKNVQLSESKARELYAQVIEYMRRMYQDARLVHADLSEFNMLYQGGGVCIIDVSQSVEHDHPHALEFLRKDCANVNGFFLKHGVAVMTVRELFEFVTDPSVTHENVDAYLAKAMEIASQRTKEERSSQDHVDEEVFKRAYIPRTLNEVKNYERDVDIMMKLKEEDMAMNAQQDNILYQTVTGLKKDLSGVQKVPALLENQIKESQVKEKTCSDSEDARSSQCSDTDSEDQGDNACSRKPTADLEVDKKERKKMVKEAQREKRKNKVPKHVKKRKEKTAKTKRGK
- the RIOK1 gene encoding serine/threonine-protein kinase RIO1 isoform X2, with translation MGEGEMEREEEEDYDDDDDWDYDDGFGKLVRCSASGGGSNLQANRQTPSYNSAKMSTPSDKVLRKFENKINLEKLNVTDSVINKVTGKFRQKEADMYRIKDKSDRATVEQVLDPRTRMILFKMLMRGIISEINGCISTGKEANVYHARTANGESRAIKIYKTSILVFKDRDKYVSGEFRFRHGYCKGNPRKMVKTWAEKEMRNLIRLNTAEIPCPEPILLRSHVLVMSFIGKDDMPAPLLKNVQLSESKARELYAQVIEYMRRMYQDARLVHADLSEFNMLYQGGGVCIIDVSQSVEHDHPHALEFLRKDCANVNGFFLKHGVAVMTVRELFEFVTDPSVTHENVDAYLAKAMEIASQRTKEERSSQDHVDEEVFKRAYIPRTLNEVKNYERDVDIMMKLKEEDMAMNAQQDNILYQTVTGLKKDLSGVQKVPALLENQIKESQVKEKTCSDSEDARSSQCSDTDSEDQGDNACSRKPTADLEVDKKERKKMVKEAQREKRKNKVPKHVKKRKEKTAKTKRGK
- the RIOK1 gene encoding serine/threonine-protein kinase RIO1 isoform X1, encoding MDYRRLLMSRVVPGQFDDADSSDSENIDLKTVKEEGDILFEDLQNNVDEKMGEGEMEREEEEDYDDDDDWDYDDGFGKLVRCSASGGGSNLQANRQTPSYNSAKMSTPSDKVLRKFENKINLEKLNVTDSVINKVTGKFRQKEADMYRIKDKSDRATVEQVLDPRTRMILFKMLMRGIISEINGCISTGKEANVYHARTANGESRAIKIYKTSILVFKDRDKYVSGEFRFRHGYCKGNPRKMVKTWAEKEMRNLIRLNTAEIPCPEPILLRSHVLVMSFIGKDDMPAPLLKNVQLSESKARELYAQVIEYMRRMYQDARLVHADLSEFNMLYQGGGVCIIDVSQSVEHDHPHALEFLRKDCANVNGFFLKHGVAVMTVRELFEFVTDPSVTHENVDAYLAKAMEIASQRTKEERSSQDHVDEEVFKRAYIPRTLNEVKNYERDVDIMMKLKEEDMAMNAQQDNILYQTVTGLKKDLSGVQKVPALLENQIKESQVKEKTCSDSEDARSSQCSDTDSEDQGDNACSRKPTADLEVDKKERKKMVKEAQREKRKNKVPKHVKKRKEKTAKTKRGK